ATACTCAAGGTGAAGGCCCATCTGTATTCCACGGCTTAAGGCGTATACAATAGGGTAATGGCGTGCGAGCAAATAGCGAAATATGCTTTGCTCAAGCTGCGAATGAAAGCCCGAAAGCAGACAGTGACCGCGCCGCCGCTGCTCAAGCACCCACAAGTACGTGGTGCGCTCGATGGCCGGTGGATAGTTACGAGAACAGAAAAAGGCTGTTTTAATCAACTGCAGTAAGTTGATGTTCCCGAGCGTATGTAGTTCATCTGGTGCAATGGACATGGAGGAAATAAACCGATTGCTTCTGCAATGCTACGAGCTAGTAAGCTTCCAGAAAGCTTTCTCGTAAATGGATGATATAAAAAGAACCCCGTTCCAACGAATTAGTTGAAACGGGGTTCTTTTTAAACTGCAGTTCTAGTCGAAATATTGCCTAGAAGTTGCGATGAAACCAATCTTTAATTTCGTCGATTGTGTGTCCAGTTTTTTGCTGTAGCCGGCCGAACCATTCATCTTGCTGACCCTCTTCGTAGTTCAGGTCATCGTCGGTGAGGTCGCCCCACTGTTGTTTGGCTTTGCCTTTTACTTCGTTCCAGCCGCCGCGGGCGCGTAGCTCGGTGCTGTCGTCAACGTTGTTGTTGTTGATATCCATGGTAGGTGGGAGGTTAGATGAGTAACCCTCAATTATACGCAGGCTCGACAGTAAGGTTGAAGATAGGGGCGTTAGTTGAAGGTAAAGGCTAGGTGAAGTTGCTGAAGACCGCCAGAATAATGATGGCTTCCAATATTGCAACGGTACCTAGGCCCGCTCCAAATCCGCCAACGACGCTGCCGATCTTCTTTTTATGGGCTTGCTTCTGATAGCCTGCCATGTAGTCGGGGTTGTGTAGGAGCTTAGCTTCTGGTACAATAAAGTTTTGGGGTTTTGGCTTAGTCGCGCCCACTACTACTCCCGTGACAACGCCGCCATAACTTACTCCTACTATAGTAGAAGCATAGGTTCCCCAGAAAGCGCCAGGTGCTTTGTAAAGTTTGCGGGCATCTAAGCGTCCTTGTGTGTACGCTTCCTCTTTAGACATAACAGGTTCCATAGGAGCCGCTGGATTGTGCAGCACTTCTTTGGTGCCATTGGCGTAGCGGATTAGAAAAACAGTATCGCTAGCTAGCTGAAGCGTATCAGAGCGCCCTTCAGCCGCGCTGATGTAAGTGACTTGTGCGGGCGTAATGGTGATTACTTTCCCTGGTATCTCTTCGCCGTTTGACTTAAGAATAACATCTTGGGCAAACAACGGGAGAGCGGTGAGCAACAAACTGAAGAAAAGTAGAAGCTGGCGCATAGGTGAAACAAGCAAGTAGGTTAGCGTTTGCGAGAGTTGAAGCCGAAAAGCAGGCTGAAGCGGGCGCCACCATTGCCTGGCACCACTGCGAAGTTGACCGGGAAATTGACGCCGTTGGCGCGGAACGAAGTGCCAACCGCTAGGGCTATGTTGGCACTGATAGGCGTCAGGTTTGGACCGACGCCAAACTCAAAGCCCTTGGGTCCACGAATGCCGATAAGTGCGTTCACGCTCGGGATGAACTTGCCTTGCTCTAGGCCACCGATAAGCGGCACTACTTCAAGCAGCCCCGAAGTACCGTTGGGCATTCGAAAAACGCGGGTTTCGAACTGCCAGCCAAACTGCGTCAGGAAAGGGTTCAGGTGGAGGCGGTCGTCGGCTTTGCGCGCTACGCCACCGGTAAGGACCGTAATACCCAGGCGCGGCCCGCTGAGGTGAACTTCTTCGTAAATCGGCTCTTCATTGGCCGGTACAATAGGGCTGCTCGGGGCGGCTGGCTGTGGCCTAGTAGCCGAATAGGGGCTAGGTGCCGGACCTTCTTGCAGGACTTCTTTGGTGCCATTGGCATATCGAATCATAAATACGTCGTGGCGACGCACTTTGATTAATGGACCATCGAGGTTGTCGGCACGCTTATAGCTGATTTCTAGGGGCGTAATTTCCAGTACTTTCACCGATAGTTCTTCGCCATTGGTCTTGGTAAGTAGGTCTTGGGCTTGGGCTGAGAGGCTCCAGAAAAGCAGTGTAAATAAGGTGAGTACTAAGTGGCGCATAGCGTAGGCTAGAAGGTGGGAGATGACAGTAGAAAGATGCACCCTAGCCTAGCAATGGTGGCAACGAGTTTTTAGTAAGAATAGACTTTTAGAGTTAATCAAAAATGGATATAAATGACTGATAATCAGAATAAAGTGTTATGAATAATCAGACTTATCATTGTTTGAATAAATCATTGGCTTGCCGGGCTTATTCACGATCTTAACGGCATGGATGACCTGCGTACTACCCTTGCTACTTTCTCCCCCGACGACCGTAAGGATTTTGCCCGGTTTATTCAGCGGCAGCGTAAGAAGACAAAGGGCCGCCTCGACGCGCGCCTCTACGAGTTGCTGCTTCATCAGCGGGTATACTCGACGGAAGAACTGATCCGTCATTTGTATCCGGAGGAGCCAAACCCGGTGGCGTACTACGCGTTGCGCAAACGCCTCATGCGCCACCTCACCGACTTTCTGCTGCTGCGTCAGCGTCAGCAAGATGCTACTGCTGCTGCGCCGGTGCGTGGCCAGCTTACCTTGGCGCAGTACCTGTTTGACGTTGGGGTGCCACGCCTAGCCTGGACGACCCTGCGCAAAGCTGAAAAGCTAGCCCGGCAGAATGAACAATACGAGTTACTTAACACCGTCTACAACCTTCAGATTACCAATGCCGACACTGCTCCCGCGGGTGAAGAGCTAGCTGACATTATCCGGCGCCGCAACCTGAACAAAAAAGCCGCTGATGAGGAAGAACGGGCCAGCATTGCCAATAGCTTGATTCGGCAGCGCTTGCGGGAAGCGCGTACGCGTGGCCGCGGCGGTGAGGCCTTCGATACCATTATGCAAGAAGTACTGCGCGAGTATGAATTGCAGGAGGCTTTTGCCCGGCGTCCGTCGTTGCTGTACCGGCTGTTGTCTATTGCCCGGAGTGCTATGCTCGTGCGTCGCGACTTTGTGTCGTTTGTGCCTTTTGTGGTGCGCTGTTATAACTTGATGGAGAAGCGCCACGGGTTTGCGCCCGCCCACCGCTACTATCAGCTGGGATTGCTCTACATGATTGCCCACGCGCTGTATCGCACGCGGCGCTTTGCCGAGTCGGTGGCTTACCTGGAGCAATTGCGTTGTGCGTTGTACTCGGGCTCCCGTAGTCACTACACCGATTTTCTCCCCAAATACACTTTCCTGCTGGCCGCCAACTACGCTTTTTTGCGTCGCAATGCTGAGAGTATTCAGTTGGTTGAAAGCCTGTTGTGTAACGCGGAAGTTGTGCTTTCCTCCCGTGACCAGCTCACGGCCAAGCTAGGATTGAGCTTTCATTACTTTGCCGAAAGTCAGTTTCACAAAACCAACCAAATCCTTATCAGCATTGGTCGCTCCGATCATTGGTGCGAACAGCAAATGGGTCTGGAGTGGGTGTTCAACAAAAACCTAGGGGAGATGCTGACCCAGCTTGAGATGGGCAATGCTGACCTAGCCCTAAACCGGCTGCGTGCTATCGAGCGCATGGTGCGCGAGCGGTGCCCCGACGGCAACACGTACCACTACGTCCTCACTTTCCTGGCGCTAGTACGCGAAATCATCGATGATCCGGCCGCGGCAAACCAACCGACGTTTGCCGAGCGGCTGGGCAAGATGCCCACGTTCTTGCCGCTGGAGCGCGAAGACCTGCAAGCGCTAAGTTTCTATTGCTGGTTGCGGGCTCGCATGTTGCGCAAGCCCTACTACGACGTGCTGCTGGAACTGGCTGATACTGCACCCGTGCTGCAAGCCCTGTAACGCAACGCGCCCGCCCTAGTAGCTAGGACGGGCGCGGACTTTACTCGCCAGTTGGTGTAGGCTTAGTTCTTGCCAGCGGCGCGCATCTCCGCTTTGGCATCAGCCTCAGCTTTGTCTACTTTGGCATCTGCTTTAGCAGCGGCTTCTTTGGTTTCAACTTTGGCTTTGTCAGCAGCGTTGTCAATGGCATTGCCTGCCTTATCTACTGCGTTGCCAGCGTCATTGGCGGCTTTGTCCATGGCATCACCAGCCTTGTTGGCGGCATTATCCATTTTGGCGCCTGCATTTTCGGCGGCATTTTCCATGGCGTTGCCAGCATTGTTGGCTTCAGCTTCTACTGCGTCGCCGGTGTTCTCGGCAGCAGCCTCTACATGGTCGCCGGCTGCGTCAGCTTTCTGCTCACCTTCCTGAGTGCAAGAAGTCGTGGTGAATGCGGTAAAAGCAGCGGCTACAAACAGGGATTTGAATGCGATTTTCATGGTTGGGTAAAGGGATTGGGTGAACAAGAGGAGTGCTCTTAATCAAGCACGACAGGAAAGGTAACCCAACGGCTCAGGCGGCTCCTTTCAACTTTTTCCGGCTACCGACAGTATAGATTTAGGCATTTAACTATTACCGCTATGGATTCGACCACTCCCACGCCTCAAACACCCCTCGTACCATCTGTTCCGCTCGACGTAACCGATCAGCAAACCACCGCTCTGCTCGACGATACCGTTGCGCTCCTCAATGATGGTGTACCCGACAAAGAAACGAAGCGGGGCCTAGCCGAGGTAGATCGTTGGGAAGCCGTCCTGACTGCGTCGGAGCGGCCAGGGCTAGCTAAGATCATCCAGGAGCTAGCTACCCTGCGCGAGCAGCTAAACATGCCTGCTACGCAAGCACACGAAATTGCCGAAACGCTTGCTACGTTAGGCGCCGAAACCACCAAGGTTGCCGACGAGGCAAACAATGGTTACACAGGTCCACTCACCCAGCTAGGCAAGCTGCTCATTAAGATGAGCAACGCATTGTCGCGCTAAGACTTAATTCAGCACATAAGAAAAAAGCTCCTGCCTTTCGAGGCAGGAGCTTTTTTCTTAGATAACAACCTAGGTCTGTTTACGAGCTGTTGGTCAACATCTAGTAGCTAACCAAGGTGGGGTTATATGGGGTTCAGCGGTGTACTTCAGAAGCACACTGTACTTTTGTGCTTTCACCCGTGTTGTTTTGCTTCTATGTCCGTTCCTGCTCACCTCCAATTATACGATCCGTTAGAAGGCATGCGCTTTGGCCCGGAGCATTGCTTTCTGTGCGGCGCACCTACTGAGCCTCCCATCGATTCTGTACCGGTGTTTGCCTACTGGTTAATGGACCGTTACGCCTTAGGCGACCGGCAGATCCAGTTGCTCGATCAAAGCATTGTAACCTACCGCGACCTGCGTATCCCGTGCTGCCAGCATTGTCGTACGCACTATGTAGAGCCATTAGAGGCGCAAGCACAGCAAGCCGCTGAAACAGGATTGGAAGGCTGGCGGACCTTGCCGGAGAAAACGTTGTTTCTATGGCTAGGTAAAATGTTCTACGGGGTCTTCATCACCGAATTGCTCACGGAACTGAATCCTTTGGTGAAGCCGCGCTACCCATTAGCCGAAAACGCCCAGATGTTCCGCCGCTTCTACGCCTTCTTCCAAACGTTCCAAGCGCTACGGGTACCCATTGTGTTCGAGGATTTTACGCCCGCATCGCTCTTCATTTTGGAAGTAGATCAACGAGAAGATACGATCCTCTTCGAGTACGACGACGACCTGACCACTATGGTGTTCAGCATTAAGCTAGGTAACACCGTACTCATGGCGTGCTTAGCTGATAACGGTATTGTGCGCGATGCCA
This Hymenobacter sp. GOD-10R DNA region includes the following protein-coding sequences:
- a CDS encoding CsbD family protein translates to MDINNNNVDDSTELRARGGWNEVKGKAKQQWGDLTDDDLNYEEGQQDEWFGRLQQKTGHTIDEIKDWFHRNF